A genomic window from Artemia franciscana chromosome 14, ASM3288406v1, whole genome shotgun sequence includes:
- the LOC136035507 gene encoding PHD finger protein 12-like, giving the protein MSWKRPSREEEGLMPKIMALLAPPSEFDDKPPESQGKNLHHYFKVPGKGHNRDLCDSCGEGGDIICCDRCPSSFHMLCHEPPLDVDDLPQEWMCRRCSQDIQKRKIRDSKIENNKKRKKLNGIDGDESKKTVWIVNGKTKSDIVDGETQVDEGFKLALAHEKFKAVEESSNSKSFKLAKKYIYLPNVNFPGESRSLSKRPFEVCENGIVHKPFKLCFVCRRTCRHAPLLSCDFCSLFYHLDCLTPPLAHVPTGLWMCPNHPHQFIEEKRLVTDKLSERLRYWDLLSKPIDQDEVQIAFLRKGSRKFPPFRRKVRLNGRLRIKVPEAIKHHYQNKLQANVIDEILMANYLSKGNSVGNSTKMITNEVTETNGNKIGTNGGTAGFTSLRTTYAFLVPIDCELPPFPINKTSVEVGTQISNDIYLPYYGKCQYNSENHCVIFLDKFENNFELINYSHFGTIVDGINYVIGDSVKIVSSVSDLGCKCKSKPSEKGWESSAILKHGSKLDFGCISFLFCLTPECTNLS; this is encoded by the coding sequence ATGTCTTGGAAACGCCCGTCACGCGAAGAAGAGGGCTTGATGCCCAAGATTATGGCATTGTTAGCACCTCCATCTGAATTCGACGACAAACCTCCTGAAAGCCAAGGAAAAAATTTACATCATTATTTTAAAGTCCCTGGCAAAGGACATAATCGAGATCTCTGTGACTCATGTGGAGAAGGAGGTGATATCATATGCTGTGACAGATGTCCATCCTCGTTTCATATGTTGTGCCATGAACCCCCGCTTGATGTTGATGATTTGCCGCAAGAATGGATGTGCCGACGCTGTTCACAGGATATTCAGAAAAGAAAGATCCGAGActctaaaattgaaaataataagaagagaaaaaagttaaatgGTATTGATGGAGATGAATCTAAAAAGACTGTTtggattgtaaatggtaaaacAAAGTCTGACATAGTAGATGGTGAAACACAAGTTGACGAAGGATTTAAACTCGCATTAGCTCACGAAAAATTCAAGGCCGTTGAAGAATCATCAAACTCGAAAAGTTTTaaactggcaaaaaaatatatctacTTACCCAATGTGAATTTTCCTGGAGAATCAAGAAGTCTCTCAAAAAGACCGTTTGAAGTATGTGAAAATGGTATTGTCCATAAGCCATTTAAACTTTGCTTTGTCTGCAGACGAACATGTCGGCATGCTCCATTATTATCATGCGACTTCTGCTCCCTCTTTTATCACTTAGATTGCTTAACTCCCCCTCTTGCTCATGTACCAACTGGACTGTGGATGTGTCCTAACCATCCGCATCAATTTATTGAAGAAAAGAGGCTAGTAACAGATAAATTATCTGAAAGATTACGCTACTGGGATTTGCTATCAAAACCTATAGATCAGGACGAAGTCCAAATTGCATTTCTGCGTAAAGGGTCTAGAAAATTCCCTCCTTTTAGACGGAAAGTCCGCTTAAATGGAAGATTAAGAATTAAAGTGCCTGAAGCAATCAAACATCATTATCAAAATAAGTTGCAGGCAAATGTTATTGATGAAATCCTAATGGCAAATTATCTTTCAAAGGGAAACTCTGTTGGTAACTCGACTAAAATGATAACTAACGAAGTAACAGAAACTAACGGTAATAAGATCGGAACTAACGGAGGAACGGCTGGTTTTACCAGCTTAAGGACAACTTATGCTTTTCTTGTGCCTATTGATTGTGAGTTGCCTCCGTttccaataaataaaacatCAGTTGAAGTTGGAACTCAGATATCAAATGATATTTATTTGCCATATTATGGAAAGTGTCAGTATAATTCAGAAAATCATTGTGTCATTTTtcttgataaatttgaaaataattttgaattgattaaTTACAGCCATTTTGGCACAATTGTGGATGGTATAAATTATGTTATTGGTGATAGTGTTAAGATTGTTTCTAGTGTTTCTGATTTAGGATGTAAGTGTAAGTCGAAACCAAGTGAGAAAGGCTGGGAAAGCTCAGCTATTTTAAAACATGGCTCGAAATTGGATTTTGgatgtatttcttttttgttttgcttaacACCAGAATGCACAAATCTCAGCTGa